Proteins found in one Calypte anna isolate BGI_N300 chromosome 10, bCalAnn1_v1.p, whole genome shotgun sequence genomic segment:
- the IDH3A gene encoding isocitrate dehydrogenase [NAD] subunit alpha, mitochondrial, whose translation MAAAAWIPAVSRLLGAFKNQKQVTRSFSSAAQTVTLIPGDGIGPEISAAVVKIFDAAKAPIQWEERNVTAIQGPGGKWMIPPEAKESMDKNKMGLKGPLKTPIAAGHPSMNLLLRKTFDLYANVRPCVSIEGYKTPYTDVNIVTIRENTEGEYSGIEHVIVDGVVQSIKLITEEASKRIAEFAFEYAKNNQRSHVTAVHKANIMRMSDGLFLRKCREAAENCKDIKFNEMYLDTVCLNMVQDPTQFDVLVMPNLYGDILSDLCAGLIGGLGVTPSGNIGANGVAIFESVHGTAPDIAGKDMANPTALLLSAVMMLRHMGLHKYATKIETACFDTIKDGKVLTKDLGGNAKCSEFTEEICRRVRDAA comes from the exons ATGGCAGCGGCCGCGTGGATCCCTGCG GTTTCTCGATTGCTAGGTGCTTTCAAAAACCAGAAACAGGTGACCAGAAGTTTTAGTAGTGCT GCACAAACAGTAACTTTAATCCCAGGAGATGGCATAGGACCTgaaatttctgctgctgttgtgaaGATCTTTGATGCTGCTAAA GCTCCTATTCAGTGGGAAGAGAGGAATGTTACAGCTATCCAAGGACCAGGAGGGAAGTGGATGATACCTCCAGAGGCCAAAGAATCCATGGATAAAAACAAAATGGGATTAAAAG gaccTTTGAAGACCCCAATTGCTGCAGGGCACCCATCAATGAATCTGCTCCTGAGGAAAACCTTTGACCTTTATGCCAACGTCCGTCCCTGTGTCTCAATTGAAGGGTACAAAACCCCCTACACAGACGTGAACATTGTCACAATTCGAGAGAACACAGAAGGAGAATACAGTGGCATTGAGCACGTG atCGTTGATGGTGTTGTGCAGAGCATCAAACTGATCACAGAGGAAGCCAGCAAGCGTATTGCAGAGTTTGCTTTTGAGTATGCTAAAAACAATCAGAGGAGCCACGTTACTGCTGTGCACAAGGCAAACATCAT GAGAATGTCTGATGGGCTTTTCTTGAGAAaatgcagggaggcagcagaaaacTGTAAAGATATTAAATTTAATGAAATGTATCTGGATACCGTGTGTCTGAAT ATGGTTCAAGACCCAACACAGTTTGATGTCCTTGTTATGCCCAACTTGTATGGTGACATCCTCAG tgacttgtGTGCTGGGCTGATTGGGGGTCTTGGAGTAACACCAAGTGGAAATATTGGTGCTAATGGAGTTGCAATTTTTGAATCA GTTCATGGAACTGCACCAGACATTGCAGGAAAAGACATGGCAAACCCAACTGCTCTTCTTCTGAGTGCTGTGATGATGCTGCGTCACATGGGACTACACAAATATGCCACAAAAATTGAGACAGCTTGCTTTGATACAATTAAAGATGGAAAG gtcCTGACAAAAGACTTGGGAGGAAACGCCAAGTGTTCAGAATTCACAGAGGAGATCTGCCGCAGAGTACGAGACGCAGCCTAA